One region of Macadamia integrifolia cultivar HAES 741 chromosome 11, SCU_Mint_v3, whole genome shotgun sequence genomic DNA includes:
- the LOC122093713 gene encoding uridine kinase-like protein 3: protein MESISVVDLLEASSGVHYSGFHLNGVKPRNSEVEQPTTSETETMHKQPFIIGVAGGAASGKTTVCDMIIEQLRDQRVVLINQDSFYHNLTEEELTRVHEYNFDHPDAFDTEQLLFIMERLKHGQPVDIPNYDFKSYKNSVLPTRRVNPSDVIILEGILLFHDTRVRELMNMKIFVDTDADVRLARRIRSDTVEKGRDIRTVLDQYSKFVKPAFDDFILPTKKYADIIIPRGGDNPVAIDLIVQHIHTKLGQHDLCKIYPNLYVIQSTFQIRGMHTLIRDAKTTKHDFVFYADRLIRLVVEHGLGHLPFTEKQVITPTESVYTGVDFCKRLCGVSVIRSGESMENALRACCKGIKIGKILIHREGDNGQQLIYEKLPNDISDRHVLLLDPILGTGNSAVQAISLLIRKGVLESNIIFLNLISAPQGVHVVCKSFPKIKIVTSEIEIGLNEEFRVIPGMGEFGDRYFGTDDDDQQVGSPV, encoded by the exons ATGGAATCTATATCTGTCGTAGATTTACTGGAAGCTTCATCAGGAGTTCATTATTCTGGATTTCACTTAAATGGAGTAAAGCCAAGAAATTCGGAGGTGGAGCAACCAACAACCTCAGAAACTGAAACGATGCATAAGCAACCTTTTATAATTG GAGTTGCTGGTGGTGCAGCATCTGGGAAGACTACCGTCTGTGATATGATTATTGAGCAGCTTCGTGACCAGCGTGTTGTGCTTATTAACCAG GATTCTTTTTATCACAATTTGACTGAAGAGGAGCTGACACGAGTTCATGAATACAACTTTGACCATCCTG ATGCTTTTGACACTGAACAACTACTATTTATAATGGAGAGGTTGAAGCATGGCCAACCGGTAGATATTCCGAACTATGACTTTAAGAGTTACAAAAACAGTGTATTACCAACAAGAAGG GTCAATCCTTCCGATGTGATAATTTTGGAAGGGATATTACTTTTCCATGATACTCGTGTCCGAGAATTGATGAACATGAAGATATTTGTTGATACAG ATGCTGATGTACGCTTGGCGAGGAGGATAAGAAGTGATACCGTTGAGAAGGGCAGAGATATCAGAACAGTACTTGACCAA TACTCGAAGTTTGTGAAACCTGCTTTTGATGACTTTATTCTTCCTACAAAGAAATATGCGGATATTATCATTCCCCGTGGAGGAGATAATCCTGTGGCCATTGATTTGATTGTGCAACATATTCATACGAAACTCGGTCAACATGATCTCTGTAAAATATACCCAAACCTCTATGTCATCCAGTCAACTTTTCAG ATACGTGGCATGCATACGCTTATACGTGATGCTAAAACAACAAAACATGACTTTGTGTTCTATGCTGATCGGTTGATTCGTTTG GTTGTTGAACATGGCCTTGGGCATCTTCCTTTTACAGAAAAGCAAGTTATCACTCCGACTG AATCGGTTTATACTGGGGTTGATTTCTGTAAAAGGTTGTGTGGTGTCTCGGTAATTAGAAG TGGTGAAAGTATGGAGAATGCTTTGCGAGCATGTTGTAAAGGCATCAAGATCGGGAAGATTCTTATTCACAGGGAAGGTGACAATGGGCAGCAG TTAATCTACGAGAAACTGCCAAATGATATTTCAGATAGGCATGTGTTGCTTTTGGATCCTATCCTTGGCACAG GGAATTCAGCTGTTCAAGCTATTTCTTTGCTTATAAGGAAGGGTGTGCTAGAGTCCAACATCATATTTCTTAATCTTATATCT GCACCTCAAGGAGTGCATGTAGTCTGCAAAAGCTTCCCAAAAATAAAGATTGTGACATCTGAGATCGAAATTGGTTTAAATGAAGAATTCCGCGTCATCCCTGGCATGGGTGAGTTTGGGGACCGATATTTTGGCACAGATGATGATGACCAGCAAGTTGGGTCCCCAGTATAG